In the genome of Quercus robur chromosome 3, dhQueRobu3.1, whole genome shotgun sequence, one region contains:
- the LOC126717963 gene encoding GEM-like protein 7 has protein sequence MMKNPIAETVIGIPVSSVEGSSKGYFLLPEPAASQHHMHPPATEPPTWKQSTADTVINMMHKLAKKADNLALGVRDHVRLGPKITETVKGKLSLGAKVIQVGGVDKIFKQLFSVREGEKLLKASQCYISTTTGPIAGLLFVSTDKVAFCSERSIKISSQRGELIRAHYKVMIPLKKIKRVEQSENVKKPSQKYIEILTVDNFEFWFMGFLNYQKALKFLQQAISQA, from the exons ATGATGAAGAACCCGATTGCAGAGACTGTTATTGGAATTCCAGTAAGCTCAGTTGAGGGGTCATCAAAAGGATACTTCTTGTTGCCTGAGCCTGCTGCTAGCCAACATCATATGCACCCTCCTGCAACTGAACCTCCCACATGGAAACAAA GTACAGCAGATACAGTGATTAATATGATGCATAAACTTGCAAAGAAAGCAGACAATTTAGCACTTGGAGTTCGGGATCATG TGAGATTGGGGCCCAAGATAACTGAAACTGTGAAGGGAAAGTTGAGCTTGGGAGCGAAAGTTATTCAAGTAGGTGGAGTGGATAAAATCTTCAAACAGTTATTTAGTGTTAGAGAAGGAGAAAAACTATTGAAGGCTTCCCAATGTTACATATCAACCACAACCGGTCCTATAGCAGGACTCCTCTTTGTCTCCACCGACAAGGTTGCCTTTTGCAGTGAGAGATCTATCAAAATCTCGTCCCAAAGAGGAGAATTAATTAGAGCCCATTACAAG GTAATGATCCCACTTAAGAAGATAAAGAGAGTGGAACAAAGTGAGAATGTAAAGAAGCCTTCACAAAAGTACATAGAAATATTAACTGTGGACAACTTTGAATTCTGGTTCATGGGTTTCTTAAATTATCAGAAAGCTTTGAAATTTCTTCAGCAGGCAATCTCTCAAGCTTAG